From Halotia branconii CENA392, the proteins below share one genomic window:
- the mltA gene encoding murein transglycosylase A, which translates to MTKKLVFISISLTVILSVFLIRIQPLGHLALSPPECRVKKWDVPVADQINIPNQLLIQRLPITCCQDDLSCLDEVIYEEKLSKKSLIVAIDRSLQYLQTDKATKAYQKYQVADITRDRVINSLKRFRELILTTNSATELHAAIEKEFVFYQSVGKDQKGGVLFTAYYEPLYFASRFPTSEYRYPVYRLPPDLKSWNRPHPTRLDLEGADGLQGTKGKLRGLELFWFRDRLEPYLAQIQGSARLQLTDGNQTTIGYAGDTAYNYKSIGRELANDGKLPLEGMTMPIILDYFHKHPQALNIYIPRDPSFVFFQENHGEPAQGSINVPLTAERSIATDKSLMPPGALALIRAAIPFAKTNNQLEHRIVSRYVLDQDTGGAIQGAGRVDYFLGTGKLAGDRAGVTVSNGQLYYLLLQPKN; encoded by the coding sequence ATGACTAAAAAACTTGTATTTATCAGTATTAGTCTAACTGTAATTTTATCAGTTTTTCTCATCCGTATCCAACCTTTAGGACATCTAGCACTTAGTCCACCAGAATGTCGAGTCAAAAAGTGGGATGTACCAGTTGCCGATCAAATAAACATCCCAAATCAATTACTTATCCAGAGATTACCAATTACTTGTTGTCAAGATGATCTATCTTGTTTAGATGAAGTTATTTATGAAGAAAAACTTTCTAAAAAAAGCTTAATTGTTGCAATTGATCGTAGTCTGCAATATTTACAAACAGATAAAGCTACTAAAGCTTATCAAAAGTATCAGGTGGCTGATATTACACGCGATCGCGTCATTAATAGTTTAAAAAGATTTCGCGAATTAATCCTAACAACTAATTCTGCCACAGAACTACATGCAGCCATAGAAAAAGAATTTGTTTTTTACCAATCAGTTGGTAAAGACCAAAAAGGTGGGGTTTTGTTCACCGCTTATTACGAACCTCTTTATTTTGCTAGCCGCTTTCCTACAAGCGAATACCGCTATCCCGTTTATCGATTACCTCCCGATTTAAAATCATGGAATCGACCTCATCCTACACGTCTGGATTTAGAAGGAGCAGACGGTTTGCAAGGTACAAAAGGTAAATTACGAGGATTAGAGTTGTTTTGGTTTCGCGATCGCCTAGAACCATATTTAGCACAAATACAAGGTTCTGCTCGATTACAATTAACTGACGGCAACCAAACCACAATCGGCTACGCTGGTGATACCGCCTATAACTACAAAAGTATTGGTCGAGAATTGGCAAATGATGGCAAATTACCCCTAGAAGGTATGACTATGCCTATTATCCTTGACTATTTTCACAAGCATCCCCAAGCATTAAATATTTATATCCCCCGCGATCCTAGTTTTGTGTTTTTTCAAGAAAACCACGGTGAGCCAGCACAAGGTTCAATTAATGTACCACTTACAGCAGAGCGTTCTATTGCTACAGATAAATCTTTGATGCCTCCTGGCGCTTTAGCGTTGATTCGAGCTGCTATTCCCTTTGCCAAGACGAATAATCAGCTAGAACATCGCATCGTTAGTCGTTATGTACTTGATCAAGATACAGGAGGCGCTATTCAAGGTGCCGGTAGGGTAGATTACTTTTTAGGTACTGGTAAATTGGCAGGCGATCGCGCTGGTGTTACAGTCAGCAATGGACAGTTATACTACTTACTGCTTCAGCCCAAAAATTAA
- a CDS encoding tetratricopeptide repeat protein: protein MLRRLSLTITAVILFSGSLTLAETKDQDPQQADKFPPSPLEITTPDPLLPNLTNKQPLTLQEQQRLAVALDLLNQDAAAKLQAGNKVAAFEIWNRELRLRRFLGSLAEVQALSRVGAIAWNESDRQEVQYITQRLQAIQKQTQSQKAVDIPLLRSLGEAYQKVRSPQPALEVYNQVLAVERQQQDTAAVVQTLKTIGELHLAWFDYPQAATVYEELLSLDSGDRLNQLAYLQQLAYIYEQSKQPQQRINILNKLAAIYTNENNLTEIPELKLAIGSSYQSLGKTNPNLLREAFNNYQEAYNTSWQLQQYARAGEALQKLIALYRSQGQTEEALQTSQILVETQERAVNFYGVMQAYDQIGQIYVERKDYPQAQTAFKKGLELAKQLKLEESYFNQQIEKLPK from the coding sequence ATGCTACGGCGCTTAAGTCTTACTATCACTGCGGTTATCCTGTTTAGCGGTTCCTTGACACTGGCAGAGACTAAAGATCAAGATCCTCAACAAGCTGATAAATTTCCTCCTAGCCCCTTAGAAATTACTACACCTGATCCACTGCTGCCAAATTTAACGAATAAACAGCCGTTAACTCTCCAGGAACAGCAAAGATTGGCGGTAGCGCTAGATTTATTAAATCAAGACGCGGCGGCAAAATTGCAAGCAGGAAATAAGGTAGCAGCGTTTGAAATTTGGAACCGGGAACTACGCTTGCGACGCTTTTTAGGTTCTTTGGCAGAAGTACAAGCATTGTCGCGGGTTGGTGCGATCGCCTGGAATGAAAGCGATCGCCAAGAGGTACAATATATTACTCAGCGATTGCAAGCGATTCAAAAACAGACACAATCTCAAAAAGCTGTTGATATCCCACTTTTGCGATCGCTAGGTGAAGCTTACCAAAAAGTGCGATCGCCTCAACCTGCTTTGGAGGTTTATAACCAAGTTTTAGCAGTAGAACGTCAGCAACAAGATACAGCCGCAGTAGTACAAACTCTCAAGACAATTGGAGAACTACATTTAGCTTGGTTTGATTATCCCCAAGCTGCCACTGTCTACGAGGAATTGTTAAGTTTAGATTCAGGCGATCGCTTAAATCAGCTAGCATACTTACAACAGCTAGCTTATATTTACGAACAGTCAAAGCAACCGCAGCAAAGAATAAATATATTAAATAAGCTTGCAGCAATTTACACAAATGAAAATAATCTTACTGAAATACCCGAATTAAAACTAGCGATCGGCTCAAGTTATCAATCATTAGGAAAGACAAATCCTAATTTACTGCGAGAAGCTTTCAATAATTATCAAGAAGCTTATAATACCTCATGGCAATTACAGCAGTACGCTCGTGCTGGCGAAGCTTTGCAAAAGTTAATCGCGCTATATCGTTCTCAAGGACAAACAGAAGAAGCTTTACAAACTAGCCAAATTCTTGTAGAAACACAAGAGCGAGCTGTCAATTTTTACGGGGTAATGCAAGCTTACGATCAAATTGGGCAAATATATGTAGAACGCAAAGATTATCCTCAAGCCCAAACTGCATTTAAAAAAGGATTAGAATTAGCAAAACAATTGAAGCTTGAAGAGTCATATTTTAATCAGCAAATTGAAAAGCTACCAAAATAA
- a CDS encoding helix-turn-helix domain-containing protein, which produces MSFQQHYKAISQLFPYPSLLSSSWTTWKGIGLEHLQLPFGETPEYSLKQFVITINLGQSFKVERTLDRHLQTGIMFTGAVALCPMHTSQSIYWDKDANILWLSLEHELLTRNSIELLDTDEYEILPHLITQDALIYQIGLGLKAQLKTNGLDSCMYAESAATFLAVHLLQNYSTQKSSIQEYAGGLPLQKLKQVVDYIHDHLAQEISLNAIANYVGISCYYFCRLFKQSTGLTLHQYVIQQRVERAKQLLLQGEMSIADIALACGFSHQSHLNRHFKRLTGVTPKTLTNR; this is translated from the coding sequence ATGAGTTTTCAACAACACTATAAAGCAATTTCACAGCTTTTTCCTTATCCATCTTTACTTTCGAGCAGTTGGACAACTTGGAAAGGAATTGGTTTGGAACACCTTCAGTTACCATTTGGGGAGACTCCTGAGTATTCTCTTAAACAATTTGTCATTACAATTAATCTTGGTCAGAGTTTTAAGGTAGAACGAACTTTGGATAGGCATCTGCAAACAGGAATAATGTTTACAGGTGCTGTGGCGCTTTGTCCAATGCATACTTCCCAAAGCATCTATTGGGATAAAGATGCTAATATTCTTTGGCTCAGTTTAGAGCATGAATTATTAACTCGTAATTCTATAGAATTATTGGACACAGATGAGTATGAAATATTACCGCACCTGATCACTCAAGATGCACTTATTTACCAAATTGGATTAGGACTGAAAGCACAACTTAAAACCAATGGCTTAGATAGTTGTATGTATGCTGAATCAGCCGCAACTTTTTTGGCTGTCCATCTTTTGCAAAACTACTCAACTCAAAAATCTTCTATACAGGAGTATGCAGGAGGTTTACCTCTGCAAAAGCTAAAACAAGTAGTTGACTATATTCATGATCATTTAGCACAAGAAATTTCTCTTAATGCGATCGCTAATTATGTTGGTATTAGCTGCTATTACTTTTGCCGATTATTCAAGCAATCTACAGGTCTTACCTTACATCAATATGTGATTCAACAACGAGTAGAACGGGCAAAGCAATTATTATTGCAAGGTGAGATGAGTATTGCCGATATTGCTTTAGCCTGTGGCTTTTCTCATCAAAGTCATCTCAATCGTCATTTCAAACGCCTAACTGGGGTTACACCGAAAACCTTAACCAATCGATAG
- a CDS encoding glycosyltransferase encodes MKKQSLRIAIMTGVYAPFLSGVGVAVHQRVRWLLQQGHEVFLIHPEINAKFPQEVRDRRVPGLAELKLYPNFSAYAYPTKPLLFYKSLPEPLHHRHWDDTELLLDFQPDVVVVEEAPAMRGFYSLFLQGYGRPVGAEYGKRTGTPIISVFHTDIVAYIRYYLGDYLFGFLRPILPIFIKQFSESYDANFFSSKEQLAKYTSLKSQRSEYVPYQGIDCDKFHPQNICYDPIPDDHRPTILFVGRVTAEKNVDQLLDAYPLIAAKIPDVHLVIVGSGPLDEEIRRRAQQFASGVTIWGESHGTELLGWFARADVFVNPSVTENFCTTNNEALASGTPVVAVIAPSTSEQVFPGRNGFLAKPNNPTDFAQKVIEILENPDLKADLTRHARPSILEFDWSACMTKFEDKLYQLIDASESIDVTVGLTRSM; translated from the coding sequence ATGAAAAAACAATCACTTCGCATTGCAATTATGACAGGAGTGTATGCTCCGTTTTTATCAGGGGTAGGAGTTGCAGTACATCAACGAGTCCGCTGGTTGTTACAGCAAGGACATGAAGTATTTCTCATCCATCCAGAAATTAACGCCAAATTTCCTCAAGAAGTGCGCGATCGCCGTGTACCTGGACTGGCAGAATTAAAGTTATATCCCAACTTTTCTGCCTATGCATATCCCACAAAACCTCTGCTTTTTTACAAGTCTCTCCCCGAACCATTACACCATCGGCATTGGGATGATACAGAATTACTGTTAGATTTTCAGCCTGATGTTGTGGTAGTAGAAGAAGCACCTGCAATGAGAGGTTTCTACTCACTTTTCCTCCAGGGTTATGGTCGTCCTGTGGGAGCTGAATATGGTAAGCGCACAGGTACACCCATTATCTCTGTTTTCCATACTGATATCGTTGCTTATATTCGATATTACTTGGGAGATTACTTGTTTGGCTTTCTTCGCCCCATTTTGCCAATTTTTATCAAGCAGTTTAGTGAGTCTTACGACGCTAATTTCTTTTCTTCTAAAGAACAGCTTGCTAAATATACAAGTCTGAAATCTCAACGCAGTGAATACGTTCCTTATCAAGGTATTGATTGCGATAAATTTCATCCGCAAAATATCTGTTATGACCCGATTCCCGATGACCATCGACCGACTATTTTATTTGTCGGACGTGTGACTGCGGAAAAAAATGTTGACCAACTTCTAGATGCATACCCGTTAATTGCTGCCAAAATTCCTGACGTGCATTTAGTCATTGTTGGTAGTGGACCTTTAGATGAAGAAATTCGGCGGCGCGCCCAACAATTTGCATCCGGTGTGACGATTTGGGGTGAGTCCCACGGTACAGAATTACTGGGTTGGTTTGCACGAGCCGATGTATTTGTTAACCCCTCTGTTACAGAAAACTTCTGCACCACAAATAACGAAGCTTTAGCTTCTGGAACTCCTGTAGTGGCGGTGATTGCCCCCTCGACTTCTGAACAAGTATTTCCTGGTCGTAATGGCTTTTTAGCTAAACCCAATAACCCCACAGATTTTGCTCAAAAGGTAATTGAAATTCTAGAAAATCCCGACCTTAAAGCAGATTTAACTCGTCATGCTCGTCCATCTATTCTAGAATTTGACTGGTCGGCATGTATGACCAAGTTTGAAGACAAACTCTACCAACTGATAGATGCATCTGAATCGATAGATGTAACAGTAGGGTTAACAAGAAGTATGTAA
- a CDS encoding glycosyltransferase: protein MKELAIFLSKSLLGWLGIQACITLAFLLYLRSRPKKSLPDEQLPKTAVVLCLRGADPYLSNCLQALLKQNYPQYDLKLIIDSQEDPAWQIASDTINKLAVTNVQISHLRIIRHNCSLKCSALVQAISDLDDTYKVVALVDADTVVHPNWLRELVSPLTNPKVGATTGNRWYVPTGNYWGSLVRYAGNVSTIVQMYLFGVPWGGTLAIKTEVLHQTELLDKWGQAFGEDMMMHNVLKKHQMQIKFVPSLVMLNREECDLLGLLDYLKRLVLYSRLYHPRWLALVSEAVSSILFPTMAILVFLISLGDAQWEAAGLLLASYSIYTLGLLVLMLMVEQGVQRVVSAQGQPVTKLSVATVVKMLLAIPLTQWVYGLAMLSSIWISTVKWRGIIYRIQGPWNIRLVEYHPYDLLDQPVDSKVSL, encoded by the coding sequence ATGAAAGAGTTAGCGATATTTTTGTCTAAGTCTTTGCTGGGTTGGCTGGGTATTCAGGCGTGTATTACATTAGCTTTTTTATTGTATCTGCGATCGCGCCCCAAAAAGTCACTACCTGATGAGCAGTTACCTAAAACAGCAGTGGTTCTTTGCCTACGTGGAGCAGATCCATATCTATCCAACTGCTTGCAAGCACTCTTAAAGCAGAATTACCCACAATACGATTTAAAACTGATCATCGATAGCCAAGAAGATCCTGCTTGGCAAATTGCTAGCGATACCATCAATAAACTAGCAGTCACTAACGTCCAAATCAGTCATTTGAGAATTATCCGCCACAATTGCAGTCTCAAATGTAGTGCCTTAGTGCAAGCTATTTCAGACTTGGATGATACCTACAAGGTAGTTGCTTTAGTGGATGCCGATACTGTAGTCCATCCGAACTGGTTGCGTGAATTAGTTAGTCCTTTAACTAACCCCAAAGTCGGGGCGACAACAGGTAATCGTTGGTATGTACCAACAGGTAATTATTGGGGTTCTTTAGTACGGTACGCTGGTAATGTCTCTACTATTGTGCAGATGTATTTATTTGGTGTTCCTTGGGGCGGGACTTTAGCAATAAAAACAGAAGTACTGCACCAAACAGAATTACTAGATAAATGGGGGCAAGCCTTTGGCGAAGATATGATGATGCACAATGTTCTCAAAAAACATCAGATGCAGATCAAGTTTGTGCCTTCTCTAGTGATGTTGAATCGTGAAGAATGTGATTTACTGGGCTTACTAGACTATCTCAAGCGCCTTGTACTTTATTCTCGGTTGTATCATCCCCGTTGGTTAGCTTTAGTAAGTGAAGCTGTTTCTAGCATCCTGTTTCCTACTATGGCTATATTGGTGTTTCTAATATCGTTAGGGGATGCCCAATGGGAAGCGGCTGGTCTATTACTTGCCTCCTACAGCATTTATACTCTAGGATTACTTGTACTAATGCTGATGGTAGAACAAGGAGTACAACGAGTAGTTTCTGCCCAAGGTCAGCCAGTCACTAAATTGTCAGTTGCAACGGTAGTGAAAATGTTGCTAGCAATTCCCCTAACACAGTGGGTATATGGCTTAGCAATGCTATCGTCTATTTGGATCTCTACAGTTAAATGGCGCGGCATAATCTATCGCATTCAAGGACCCTGGAATATCCGACTGGTTGAATACCATCCTTATGATTTGTTGGATCAACCTGTTGATAGCAAAGTTTCTCTTTGA
- a CDS encoding DUF2141 domain-containing protein has translation MLKIAHFSRFLLTTLLSISCTGIAHAEPTTKLTILVGGIRHQKGEICLRVYSSEKGFPMSDTSEVQSGCTKITGSSVRKDFYGLKSGNYAVAVVDDQNGNKKLDTDFFGIPTEGFGISNNPTVSITTGTPKFSKSSFSMTKSTTVNIFMKYSLDP, from the coding sequence ATGCTGAAAATAGCTCATTTTTCTCGTTTTCTATTGACTACTTTATTAAGTATCAGTTGTACTGGCATTGCACATGCCGAGCCTACCACAAAGCTAACTATTTTAGTGGGTGGTATACGTCACCAAAAAGGTGAGATTTGTTTGAGAGTATATTCTAGTGAAAAAGGCTTTCCGATGAGTGATACTAGTGAAGTCCAAAGTGGCTGCACTAAAATTACAGGTTCGTCTGTAAGAAAAGATTTCTATGGCTTGAAATCTGGTAATTATGCTGTGGCTGTAGTTGATGACCAAAACGGCAATAAGAAACTTGACACAGATTTCTTTGGTATTCCTACAGAAGGTTTTGGTATTTCCAATAATCCGACTGTATCAATCACAACGGGAACACCAAAGTTTAGCAAGTCGAGTTTTTCAATGACTAAAAGTACAACAGTTAACATTTTCATGAAATACTCACTCGACCCCTAA
- a CDS encoding glycosyltransferase family 2 protein: MSNNQPRLSIGLPVYNGEKFLKEAIDSLLAQTFEDFELVISDNASTDKTEEICRAYVNQDKRIRYYRNEKNLGCARNFNRVFELSSGEYFKWAAYDDLHAPEFISKCIEVLDQDPGIILCYSQIYFIDEHGKFLQNYDIQLQVDSPKPHERFHELLAKNLCYQSYGVVRASALKKIPPMGSYALADGILLLRLGILGRFYEIPEYLFFARYHPQQSMSMFISNNYLSFINKKPTESLKTLPDFYAYSIWFDSANEGKILLPHWRVLWEYTITIWLFELSLYERLRCHLNLYIQLKGTEYLLMKDLLRVFKTLWQRRWQIASVK, encoded by the coding sequence ATGAGTAACAATCAGCCACGGTTGAGTATTGGGTTGCCTGTATACAATGGTGAAAAATTTCTCAAAGAAGCCATAGATTCACTGTTAGCTCAGACATTTGAAGATTTTGAGCTAGTTATTTCAGATAATGCCTCTACAGACAAAACTGAGGAGATTTGTAGAGCCTACGTTAACCAAGACAAACGTATACGTTATTACCGTAATGAAAAAAACCTTGGTTGCGCTCGTAACTTTAATCGAGTTTTTGAATTATCTTCAGGCGAGTACTTTAAATGGGCTGCTTATGATGATTTACATGCTCCAGAGTTTATTAGCAAATGTATTGAAGTACTTGACCAAGACCCTGGCATAATCTTGTGCTATTCCCAAATATATTTCATTGATGAACATGGAAAGTTTCTTCAAAACTATGATATCCAACTTCAGGTAGATTCCCCAAAACCACACGAGCGTTTTCATGAATTACTGGCTAAAAATCTTTGTTATCAATCTTATGGAGTAGTCCGTGCCAGCGCTTTGAAAAAGATACCACCGATGGGTAGTTATGCTCTTGCTGATGGAATTTTATTGTTGAGGCTTGGTATACTTGGTCGATTTTACGAAATTCCTGAATATCTATTTTTTGCCAGATATCATCCACAACAATCAATGAGCATGTTTATCTCCAATAATTACCTGTCATTTATTAACAAAAAACCCACAGAATCATTAAAAACACTTCCTGATTTTTATGCATATTCTATCTGGTTTGACTCAGCAAATGAAGGAAAAATTTTATTACCACATTGGAGAGTTTTATGGGAATATACAATCACAATATGGCTGTTTGAACTAAGTTTGTATGAGCGATTACGTTGTCATCTCAATCTATATATACAATTGAAAGGTACAGAGTACCTGTTAATGAAAGACTTGCTAAGAGTATTTAAAACACTTTGGCAACGTCGTTGGCAGATAGCATCAGTTAAATAA
- a CDS encoding NAD-dependent epimerase/dehydratase family protein: MNLQNKTLLITGIDEFIGLRAAELAIAQGMKVRGLQSSNNHKKIQHLGIEVIVGDITNPTTAQKACQGVDIVLHTAQVTQEGGSLKHFREVNVKGAVNMAKAAKNAGVKTFVHLSSVMVYGFNYPDDVSESGPLASDNNPYCQTKIEAETELLPLNNPPDFGVIIIRAGDVYGPGSMPWIVKPILMMRQKLFAYANEGKGVMNHVYIDNLIDGIFLAIAKETYGEIFNITDGQNTSWKEYFMRLAAMENLPAPMSLPKDEMKLFLRLRYQGQKLFRQKADILPESVDFMTRPYTYSIAKAQSLLDYKPKIDLEEGMRLTKEWMQQTDIQK, from the coding sequence ATGAACCTCCAAAATAAAACCCTCCTAATCACTGGAATTGATGAATTTATCGGCTTGCGTGCAGCCGAGTTAGCCATAGCGCAGGGCATGAAGGTTCGTGGACTACAAAGTTCTAACAACCACAAAAAAATCCAACATTTGGGTATTGAGGTAATTGTTGGCGATATCACCAATCCTACTACTGCCCAAAAGGCTTGTCAGGGAGTAGACATTGTTTTACATACAGCGCAAGTTACCCAAGAGGGTGGGTCACTGAAGCATTTTCGAGAAGTTAATGTTAAGGGCGCAGTCAATATGGCGAAAGCTGCCAAAAATGCAGGAGTCAAAACTTTTGTGCATCTCTCTAGTGTGATGGTTTATGGTTTTAACTATCCTGATGATGTTAGCGAATCTGGGCCACTTGCTAGTGATAATAACCCTTACTGTCAGACAAAAATTGAAGCCGAAACAGAACTTTTACCTCTAAATAATCCACCAGATTTTGGTGTGATTATTATTCGAGCCGGAGATGTTTACGGCCCTGGAAGTATGCCTTGGATAGTCAAACCAATTTTGATGATGCGCCAAAAATTATTTGCTTATGCTAATGAAGGCAAAGGAGTAATGAATCATGTCTATATAGATAATTTAATCGATGGAATTTTTCTCGCGATCGCTAAAGAAACATACGGAGAAATTTTTAATATTACCGATGGACAAAACACCTCTTGGAAAGAGTATTTCATGCGTTTAGCCGCAATGGAAAACTTACCTGCACCTATGTCTTTACCAAAAGATGAAATGAAGTTATTTTTGCGACTGCGCTATCAAGGACAAAAACTTTTTCGCCAAAAAGCCGATATCCTCCCTGAGTCTGTAGATTTTATGACTCGTCCTTATACTTATTCGATTGCTAAAGCCCAAAGCCTGTTGGATTATAAACCAAAAATTGATTTGGAAGAAGGAATGAGGCTGACAAAAGAATGGATGCAACAAACTGATATCCAAAAGTAA
- the devC gene encoding ABC transporter permease DevC yields MNFKIPLAWLQLAQQKIRFLVAIAGIGFIVLLMFVQLGFQDALYSSATAVHQSLRGELFLVSSQYKSLTSSQSFSRTRLYQALGFDGVESVSPMYLQFAKLKNPVSGEKYSIYVIGFDPGRPVMNIPEVEQNLDKLKIPDVMLFDRDSRPEFGPIAANFNKGDTEQTIEIFPFDAQIGYRVRVGGLFSLGPSFGVDGNLIVSDSTFLRINPNTRPAEKIDIGVISLEPGVDPENILKNLKASLPNDVQIFTRQQFINFEKNYWSLRTPIGFILNLMLTMASAVGVVIVYQILYSNIATQFIAYATLKAIGYPNTYLLKVVFQQALILALLSYIPGFLFSVILYDFASEATKLPIMMTFNNALIVLVSAVLMCMTSGALAINKLRSADPADIF; encoded by the coding sequence ATGAATTTCAAAATTCCTTTGGCATGGCTACAACTAGCCCAGCAAAAAATTCGCTTTTTAGTAGCTATAGCTGGGATTGGTTTTATTGTTCTTTTGATGTTTGTGCAACTTGGTTTTCAAGATGCTCTTTATTCTAGTGCAACAGCAGTGCATCAAAGTCTTAGAGGTGAATTATTTTTAGTCAGTTCTCAATATAAATCTTTGACATCAAGTCAAAGTTTTTCGCGGACTCGATTATATCAAGCTTTGGGGTTTGATGGCGTAGAGTCAGTTAGCCCCATGTATTTGCAATTTGCTAAGTTAAAAAATCCTGTCTCTGGAGAGAAATATTCAATCTATGTGATTGGGTTTGATCCGGGCAGACCTGTAATGAATATACCTGAAGTTGAGCAGAATTTAGACAAACTCAAAATACCCGATGTCATGCTTTTTGACCGGGATTCTCGCCCAGAATTTGGCCCAATTGCTGCCAATTTTAACAAAGGAGATACCGAGCAAACAATTGAAATATTTCCCTTTGATGCCCAAATTGGTTACAGAGTGCGAGTCGGTGGCTTATTTAGCTTAGGGCCTTCCTTTGGTGTAGATGGCAATTTAATTGTCAGTGATTCAACGTTTCTGAGAATTAACCCCAACACCCGTCCCGCAGAGAAGATAGATATAGGTGTCATCTCCTTAGAACCAGGTGTTGATCCAGAAAACATTCTCAAAAATTTGAAAGCGAGTTTACCTAATGATGTGCAAATTTTTACTCGCCAACAATTTATTAATTTTGAGAAAAATTATTGGTCTTTAAGGACACCGATTGGTTTTATTCTAAACCTCATGTTGACGATGGCTTCTGCTGTGGGTGTAGTTATTGTCTATCAAATTCTTTACAGCAATATTGCCACTCAATTTATTGCTTATGCAACGCTCAAAGCGATTGGATATCCCAATACCTATTTATTAAAGGTGGTCTTTCAACAAGCATTAATCTTGGCATTACTAAGTTATATACCGGGGTTTCTATTTTCTGTGATTTTATATGACTTTGCCAGTGAAGCCACTAAATTACCCATCATGATGACTTTTAATAATGCATTAATTGTCTTAGTGTCGGCAGTTTTAATGTGTATGACTTCTGGCGCACTTGCTATCAATAAACTACGTTCCGCAGATCCGGCTGATATTTTCTAA
- a CDS encoding ABC exporter membrane fusion protein — MALNKERQFFTKPLGRWQIILAASITLATGLLYLSLFPPTKFRPQVETPPAKPIPVTPAKVAVTALGRLQPDGEVTTLSAPSSTNGVRVERLMVQEGEQVKKGQVLAYLEDYARSTAALQQALDKLQIAKAKLAQVKSGAKSGDIDAQKAAIASLESQYKGDIATQEATINRLQAEVENAQTENNRYQQLYRQGAIAASVADTKALQLKTAQQQLTEAKAALNRTQSTYQDQTKEAQAKLNSVKEVRSVDVELAQADVKSAVTSIKQAKADQELTYIKSPIDGKVLKIHARTGEVIDSTGFAEIGKISQMYVVAEVYQTDVQKVRVGQKAIITSSAFPGKLHGTVRQIGWQVDKQNIFSLNPRSDTDRRIVEVKISIDNSADSQRVARLTNLQVDVAIQL; from the coding sequence ATGGCACTAAATAAGGAACGCCAGTTCTTTACAAAACCCCTAGGTCGGTGGCAGATAATTTTGGCAGCTTCTATTACTTTAGCTACCGGACTTTTATATTTGTCTCTTTTTCCCCCAACCAAGTTCCGTCCTCAAGTTGAAACTCCCCCAGCCAAACCTATACCAGTTACTCCTGCTAAAGTTGCTGTGACAGCCTTGGGACGTTTGCAACCTGATGGCGAAGTTACTACTTTATCTGCTCCCAGTTCGACCAATGGTGTTCGAGTCGAAAGACTGATGGTGCAAGAAGGAGAACAAGTAAAAAAAGGGCAAGTATTAGCGTATTTAGAAGATTATGCTCGTTCTACAGCTGCCTTACAACAAGCTTTAGATAAACTGCAAATTGCGAAAGCGAAATTAGCACAGGTGAAATCAGGGGCAAAATCGGGAGATATTGATGCTCAAAAAGCTGCGATCGCAAGTTTAGAGTCTCAATATAAAGGAGACATTGCTACTCAAGAAGCTACAATCAACCGTCTTCAGGCTGAAGTAGAAAATGCTCAGACTGAAAACAATCGATATCAGCAATTATACAGGCAAGGTGCGATCGCGGCTTCTGTAGCAGATACTAAAGCTTTGCAATTGAAAACTGCACAACAGCAATTAACAGAAGCCAAAGCAGCTCTCAACCGGACTCAAAGCACCTACCAAGACCAAACCAAAGAAGCTCAAGCCAAACTTAACAGTGTTAAAGAAGTGCGTAGCGTCGATGTTGAACTTGCACAAGCCGATGTTAAGAGTGCTGTAACTTCTATTAAACAAGCAAAAGCCGACCAGGAATTAACGTACATTAAGTCTCCTATAGATGGCAAAGTCCTCAAAATCCACGCTAGAACCGGAGAAGTAATTGACAGTACTGGATTCGCTGAAATCGGCAAGATATCTCAAATGTACGTGGTTGCAGAAGTATATCAAACCGATGTACAGAAAGTGCGTGTAGGTCAAAAAGCCATCATTACTAGCAGTGCATTTCCTGGAAAACTGCATGGAACCGTGCGTCAGATTGGTTGGCAAGTTGACAAACAAAACATCTTTAGTCTTAACCCCAGATCAGACACAGACCGCAGAATAGTCGAGGTAAAAATATCCATCGATAATTCCGCAGATAGTCAACGGGTAGCTCGTTTAACGAATTTGCAGGTTGATGTTGCCATTCAACTATAG